A DNA window from Desulfobacterales bacterium contains the following coding sequences:
- the ftsZ gene encoding cell division protein FtsZ, translated as MMFTYVDNEKSAKIKVIGVGGAGGNAINNMIASKLQGVKFIAANTDAQALEISKAPVKIQLGEKLTEGLGAGADPQIGRDAALENSQAIISALEDSHMVFITAGLGGGTGTGAAPIIAEICKELGALTVAVISKPFSFEGKKRARQAQEGIEALKKFADTVITIPNDRLRGLAAKNATMIEMFRKADEILLHSVKGITDLIMMPGLVNLDFADVRTTMSKAGMAIMGIGIASGENRAIEAAERAISHPLLEDITINGAKGVLMNITCGPDLTMEEMTEASERIYHEVGEDADIIWGAVVDDNMKDEMCVTVIATGIGEKLDAKKPLRHGEAPLRGKLRDVTPADLDNAIDYDEPTFIRQQEAVGESGGATYRGYRGIVIDKNDLDVPTFLRRKAD; from the coding sequence ATGATGTTTACCTATGTTGACAACGAAAAGTCTGCTAAAATTAAAGTGATCGGTGTCGGCGGAGCAGGCGGGAACGCGATCAACAACATGATCGCTTCCAAACTCCAGGGCGTTAAATTTATCGCCGCCAATACCGATGCCCAGGCCCTTGAAATCTCCAAGGCACCCGTCAAGATTCAGCTTGGCGAAAAATTGACGGAAGGACTGGGCGCCGGTGCGGACCCGCAAATCGGACGGGATGCCGCCCTGGAGAACAGCCAGGCCATCATCAGCGCACTGGAAGACAGCCATATGGTATTTATCACGGCCGGTCTGGGGGGTGGAACCGGTACCGGGGCCGCACCGATTATTGCCGAAATCTGCAAGGAGCTGGGCGCCCTGACGGTCGCCGTCATCTCCAAGCCGTTTTCGTTCGAAGGCAAAAAACGTGCGCGCCAGGCCCAGGAAGGGATTGAAGCATTAAAGAAATTCGCCGACACGGTCATCACCATTCCCAATGACCGCTTAAGGGGTCTGGCCGCCAAAAACGCCACCATGATTGAAATGTTTCGCAAGGCCGATGAGATCCTGCTCCATTCCGTCAAAGGAATTACAGATCTCATCATGATGCCGGGGCTGGTGAATCTTGACTTTGCCGATGTCCGCACCACCATGTCGAAAGCCGGCATGGCCATTATGGGAATCGGCATCGCTTCCGGTGAAAACCGCGCCATCGAAGCTGCCGAAAGAGCCATCTCGCACCCCTTGCTGGAAGACATCACCATCAATGGCGCCAAGGGCGTCTTGATGAACATTACCTGTGGACCGGATCTGACCATGGAGGAAATGACCGAAGCCTCCGAGCGGATCTACCATGAAGTCGGTGAAGATGCCGACATCATCTGGGGAGCGGTGGTGGACGACAATATGAAGGATGAAATGTGCGTGACGGTCATTGCAACCGGGATCGGGGAAAAGCTCGACGCCAAAAAACCGCTGCGGCACGGTGAAGCGCCCCTGCGCGGAAAATTACGGGACGTGACCCCTGCGGATCTGGATAACGCCATCGATTACGATGAGCCGACCTTTATCCGTCAGCAGGAGGCGGTGGGCGAATCCGGCGGCGCCACCTATCGCGGGTACCGCGGAATCGTTATCGACAAGAACGACCTGGACGTCCCCACGTTTTTGAGAAGAAAAGCCGATTAA
- the murG gene encoding undecaprenyldiphospho-muramoylpentapeptide beta-N-acetylglucosaminyltransferase encodes MNQHAAKSQNNNAAAIPGDALGIIIAGGGTGGHLFPGIAIAQEFMARNPRNRVLFVSTGNPMERSVLAKAGFSLKTIAAEGIKGRGIFNQVQSMLKIPWGIAGSVRVIRAYRPDVVLGVGSYSSGPVVMGAWLMGIKIALHEQNILPGMTNRMLSRFARRIFVSFKNACAPFNQAKVCVSGNPVRKEIRALRAHPEAAGSAPQPKEQFRVLIIGGSQGAHRINLAVMEALGHLKDKDRFYFVHQTGIQDEAALKQAYQEAGVAGLAAPFFDDMAHQYGAADLVVCRAGATTVAEISVAAKGVIFIPFPYAADNHQEFNARALSETGAAEIMLEKDLDGRALARRIEYYAANPEALRRMSQKAGALGRPDAARVIVDGCYELALERN; translated from the coding sequence ATGAATCAACATGCTGCCAAAAGCCAAAATAATAACGCCGCCGCTATTCCCGGCGACGCACTGGGGATCATTATTGCGGGAGGCGGCACCGGGGGGCACCTGTTTCCGGGAATCGCCATCGCCCAGGAATTCATGGCCCGCAACCCCCGCAATCGGGTCCTGTTTGTCAGTACCGGCAACCCCATGGAACGGTCGGTATTGGCAAAGGCGGGGTTCAGTCTCAAAACCATTGCGGCGGAAGGCATCAAAGGGCGGGGCATCTTCAATCAGGTTCAATCAATGCTGAAGATCCCCTGGGGAATAGCAGGGTCCGTCCGGGTCATCCGCGCGTATCGTCCGGATGTGGTCTTGGGGGTCGGGAGCTACTCCTCGGGACCGGTTGTCATGGGAGCATGGCTCATGGGCATTAAAATCGCGTTACACGAGCAAAACATATTGCCGGGGATGACCAACCGGATGTTGTCCCGTTTTGCCCGGCGCATTTTTGTTTCATTTAAAAATGCCTGCGCCCCTTTCAATCAGGCCAAGGTATGTGTCAGCGGAAATCCGGTCAGAAAGGAAATACGGGCACTGAGGGCGCACCCGGAAGCGGCCGGAAGCGCCCCGCAGCCGAAGGAGCAATTCCGGGTTCTGATCATCGGCGGCAGCCAGGGCGCCCACCGCATCAACCTGGCTGTCATGGAGGCGCTTGGGCATCTCAAGGACAAGGACCGCTTCTATTTCGTCCATCAGACCGGCATTCAGGATGAAGCGGCGCTGAAACAGGCCTATCAGGAAGCCGGCGTGGCGGGTTTGGCGGCGCCCTTCTTTGACGATATGGCGCATCAGTATGGAGCGGCCGATTTGGTTGTCTGCCGGGCCGGCGCAACCACGGTAGCGGAGATCAGCGTTGCTGCAAAAGGCGTGATATTTATCCCGTTTCCCTATGCCGCCGACAATCATCAGGAATTCAACGCCCGGGCATTATCGGAAACAGGAGCGGCTGAAATCATGCTGGAAAAAGATCTCGACGGCCGCGCTTTGGCCCGGCGCATTGAATATTATGCCGCCAACCCCGAAGCCCTGAGGCGCATGTCCCAAAAAGCCGGCGCCCTGGGCCGACCGGACGCGGCCCGGGTGATTGTGGATGGGTGTTATGAGTTGGCATTGGAACGAAATTAA
- the ftsA gene encoding cell division protein FtsA, giving the protein MQGQENIIVGLDIGTTKICAVVGEISGKDLNIIGIGTHPSIGLRKGVVVNIESTVDSIKKAVEEAELMAGCEISSVYAGIAGGHITGFNSRGIVAIKGPEITQNDVDRVIDAARAVAIPMDREVIHVLPQEYIVDDQTGIQNPIGMSGVRLEAKIHIVTGAVTSAHNIVKCANRAGLDVCDIVLESLASGEAVLTDEEKELGVALLDLGGGTTDLAIFSEKNIKHTFVLALGGNNLTNDIAIGLRAPIAEAEKIKIKYGSCLAQNISSDESIEIPGMGGRKPRKLPRQILGEILEPRMEEIFTLIKREIYRAGMENVIASGLVVTGGSALLQDVSEVAESILNLPTRLGQPVGITGLVDVVNNPMYATGVGLVLYGAKNQSPKKFRIRDTNIFNRVMTRMKRWFKDVI; this is encoded by the coding sequence GTGCAGGGGCAAGAAAATATTATCGTAGGCCTTGATATCGGAACGACCAAAATCTGTGCCGTAGTGGGCGAAATCTCCGGCAAGGACCTTAATATTATCGGAATTGGAACGCATCCCTCCATCGGGCTGAGAAAAGGGGTGGTCGTCAATATCGAGTCCACCGTCGATTCCATTAAAAAAGCGGTTGAAGAAGCCGAGCTTATGGCCGGATGTGAAATTTCATCGGTTTACGCCGGGATTGCCGGCGGCCATATCACCGGCTTCAACAGTCGCGGAATTGTTGCCATCAAAGGACCGGAAATCACCCAGAATGACGTCGACCGCGTCATCGATGCGGCCCGGGCGGTGGCCATTCCCATGGACCGTGAAGTCATCCATGTCCTGCCCCAGGAATATATTGTGGACGATCAAACCGGAATCCAGAACCCCATCGGCATGTCCGGCGTTCGCCTGGAAGCAAAAATTCACATCGTTACCGGTGCGGTCACCTCGGCCCACAATATTGTAAAATGCGCGAACCGTGCGGGTCTGGATGTTTGCGACATTGTTCTGGAATCACTGGCTTCGGGCGAGGCGGTCCTGACGGATGAGGAAAAGGAGCTCGGGGTGGCCCTGCTGGACCTTGGCGGCGGCACCACGGATCTCGCCATTTTTTCCGAAAAAAACATCAAGCATACGTTTGTTCTGGCCCTTGGCGGCAACAACCTGACAAACGACATTGCCATCGGGCTGCGGGCGCCCATCGCCGAGGCCGAGAAGATTAAAATAAAATACGGCAGTTGTCTTGCCCAGAATATCAGCAGTGACGAGAGCATTGAAATTCCCGGCATGGGGGGCCGCAAACCCAGAAAGCTTCCCCGGCAGATCCTGGGTGAAATATTAGAGCCGCGCATGGAGGAAATCTTCACCTTGATCAAAAGAGAAATTTACCGCGCCGGCATGGAAAACGTCATCGCATCCGGATTGGTGGTAACCGGCGGTTCCGCCCTGCTGCAGGATGTGAGCGAAGTGGCCGAATCGATATTAAATCTGCCGACCCGGCTGGGTCAGCCGGTGGGTATCACCGGGCTGGTGGATGTGGTCAACAATCCCATGTATGCCACCGGTGTCGGTCTGGTCTTATACGGCGCCAAAAACCAATCTCCCAAAAAGTTCAGAATTCGGGATACCAATATTTTCAACCGCGTCATGACCCGCATGAAACGCTGGTTCAAGGATGTGATTTAA
- the murD gene encoding UDP-N-acetylmuramoyl-L-alanine--D-glutamate ligase — MNLTNTHTLVVGLGVTGVALAKFLKKNGASVTVTDISGEAALGPRLAAVREMDIRLELGGHRPESFKQAELIVLSPGVPHTLGVIESARAKGVPVLGEIELASRFIREPLVAITGTNGKTTTTALLGEMLKKSGLRVFVGGNIGTPLISYLEGAQKADVIVAEISSFQLDTSEHFKPKVAVLLNITQDHLDRYADFNAYIRSKGLIFKNQQEDDVAILNGADPHIRSLSSGIRSRQLFFNHHKNAGTEPVEGAVIDSREIVLLTKESGRHSLPVDGIHLLGRHNLENVAAASLAALAAGGNFAGINATANEFRGLPHRLEHIVTRKEVRYFNDSKSTTPDSVVRALEAFSERIVLIMGGRDKGSDFGLLKEPANRQVKHLVVLGEAKDKIRSALDRQVPISTADTMATAVFEAARAAAPGDVVLLSPGCTSFDMYQNYAERGRDFSEQAKKL, encoded by the coding sequence ATGAATCTGACAAATACACATACCCTGGTTGTCGGTCTCGGTGTCACCGGCGTTGCCCTGGCGAAGTTTCTGAAAAAAAACGGCGCCAGCGTCACCGTAACGGACATTTCAGGTGAAGCGGCCCTGGGACCCCGGCTTGCAGCCGTCCGGGAAATGGATATCCGCCTGGAATTGGGCGGCCACCGTCCGGAATCATTTAAACAAGCGGAGCTCATTGTGTTAAGCCCGGGAGTTCCCCACACCCTTGGTGTCATTGAATCCGCAAGGGCCAAAGGGGTTCCGGTCCTGGGAGAAATTGAACTGGCCAGCCGGTTTATCCGGGAGCCGCTTGTCGCAATAACCGGCACAAACGGCAAAACAACCACAACCGCGCTTCTGGGGGAAATGTTGAAAAAATCCGGACTGCGGGTGTTTGTGGGCGGCAATATCGGCACCCCTCTAATCAGTTATCTGGAGGGAGCGCAAAAGGCTGATGTTATTGTGGCCGAGATCAGCAGTTTTCAGCTCGACACCAGTGAGCATTTCAAACCCAAGGTGGCGGTGCTGCTCAACATTACCCAGGACCATCTGGACCGGTATGCGGACTTTAATGCCTACATCCGGTCCAAGGGCCTGATATTTAAAAATCAGCAGGAGGACGACGTTGCCATATTAAACGGAGCGGACCCGCACATCCGCTCCTTGAGCAGCGGCATCAGAAGCCGGCAGCTTTTTTTCAACCATCACAAGAACGCTGGAACAGAGCCGGTTGAGGGCGCCGTGATCGACAGCCGCGAAATTGTCCTGCTGACAAAAGAAAGCGGGCGCCACTCGCTCCCCGTGGACGGGATCCATCTGCTGGGCAGGCATAACCTTGAAAATGTGGCCGCGGCATCCCTGGCGGCGCTGGCAGCCGGCGGCAACTTTGCCGGGATCAACGCTACCGCAAATGAATTCAGGGGGCTGCCCCACCGGCTGGAGCATATTGTCACCCGAAAGGAGGTTCGTTATTTCAACGACTCCAAATCCACCACCCCGGATTCGGTTGTGCGGGCGCTGGAAGCCTTCAGCGAACGGATCGTTCTCATCATGGGCGGACGTGACAAGGGCAGCGACTTTGGGTTGCTAAAAGAGCCGGCAAACCGGCAGGTCAAGCACCTGGTCGTCCTGGGAGAGGCCAAAGACAAGATCCGGTCGGCACTGGACCGTCAGGTACCGATATCAACGGCAGACACAATGGCGACGGCCGTTTTTGAGGCTGCCCGGGCGGCCGCCCCCGGGGATGTTGTCCTGCTGTCACCCGGTTGCACCAGTTTTGACATGTATCAAAACTACGCGGAACGGGGCAGGGATTTTTCTGAACAGGCTAAAAAACTGTAA
- the ftsW gene encoding putative lipid II flippase FtsW → MAIEKQKTASLRYDILLLFPVLLLVGIGIVMVYSASSALALKKFGTEYFFLKKQAIFAMGGIIALVIYKHIPYRWYRFLAYPILLSALGFLIAILVSGLGSSVGGATRWLRFGPVSFQPSEFARFSVVIFMAYSMSKKKDLLKDFYIGFLPHVLVLSAFTVLIFLQPDFGSVVILAALTWIMLFVGGARLLHLASSLLLVLPVLYYFMIHAEYRVKRIMSFLDPWQYPTEEGYQIIHSLMAFGTGGIWGAGIGKGYQKLFYLPEPHTDFIFSVIGEELGLVGIFLILGLYSVIVWRGLAIARNTDDLFGSFVALGLTSALALQVVVNMGVCLGLLPTKGLTLPFLSYGGTSLLINMASIGILMNIETARAR, encoded by the coding sequence ATGGCCATAGAGAAGCAGAAGACCGCGTCATTGAGATACGACATCCTGCTGCTGTTTCCGGTACTGCTGCTGGTGGGAATCGGTATTGTCATGGTTTACAGCGCCAGCTCGGCCCTGGCGCTTAAAAAATTCGGTACGGAGTATTTCTTTTTAAAAAAACAGGCCATTTTCGCCATGGGGGGCATTATCGCACTGGTGATATACAAGCATATCCCTTACCGCTGGTATCGATTTCTGGCATATCCGATCCTGCTGTCGGCGCTGGGTTTTCTCATTGCCATCCTGGTTTCGGGATTGGGTTCCTCGGTGGGGGGGGCCACCCGCTGGCTGCGCTTTGGACCGGTGTCCTTTCAGCCTTCGGAATTCGCGCGGTTTAGCGTTGTCATCTTTATGGCCTATTCCATGAGCAAAAAAAAGGATCTCCTTAAAGATTTTTATATCGGATTTTTGCCCCATGTGCTGGTGCTTTCGGCATTTACCGTGTTGATATTTCTACAACCGGATTTTGGATCGGTCGTTATTTTAGCGGCATTGACATGGATCATGCTGTTTGTCGGCGGCGCGCGCCTGCTGCACCTGGCCTCGTCCCTGCTGCTGGTCCTGCCGGTATTATACTACTTTATGATTCATGCGGAATACCGCGTAAAACGGATTATGAGCTTTCTGGATCCCTGGCAGTATCCCACCGAAGAGGGATACCAGATCATTCATTCCCTGATGGCTTTCGGCACCGGCGGGATATGGGGCGCCGGCATCGGCAAGGGTTACCAGAAGTTGTTTTACCTGCCGGAACCCCATACCGACTTTATATTTTCGGTTATCGGCGAAGAGCTGGGACTCGTGGGCATTTTCCTGATCCTGGGGCTCTATAGCGTGATTGTCTGGCGCGGCCTTGCCATCGCCCGGAACACCGACGACCTGTTCGGATCGTTTGTTGCGCTCGGGCTGACCTCGGCTCTGGCGCTCCAGGTTGTTGTCAATATGGGGGTTTGCCTGGGGCTTTTACCGACCAAGGGACTGACCCTGCCGTTTTTAAGCTACGGCGGGACTTCCCTGCTGATCAACATGGCGTCCATTGGAATACTGATGAATATCGAAACTGCCAGGGCCCGATGA
- a CDS encoding FtsQ-type POTRA domain-containing protein, producing MAGKPSRKNYYKNSALKESSLRKRRWIQIIKTVGFLSALTVMSLGFVLCHDFLTQYDYFNAQDLVVTGGNRLTADDIIRQANIQRGINILSLNLTKTRKRLLAHPWIEEADISRKLPNEIHIHIREQQAMAVIDLGRKFIINAGGGIFKEWGPTDPENLPVITGLQFSDINASGTHRTPTFEAVMTVLTLGREGNSVLPNKFIQTIRVDREIGLTLLAFGENKQIKLGYDDYPGKYENLKNILIHLRARSAIPDFMTIDLNDLNRVVVHPVKTPPTGLDQKEV from the coding sequence TTGGCAGGTAAACCCTCTCGAAAAAATTATTATAAGAACAGCGCTTTAAAAGAATCGTCGCTGCGCAAGCGTCGCTGGATCCAGATTATCAAGACGGTTGGGTTCCTGTCCGCCCTGACGGTCATGAGTCTCGGGTTTGTGTTATGCCATGATTTTTTAACGCAATACGACTATTTTAACGCCCAGGACCTCGTCGTTACCGGCGGCAACAGACTGACTGCGGATGACATCATCCGCCAGGCGAATATTCAAAGGGGGATCAACATTCTGTCGCTGAACCTGACAAAGACCCGAAAAAGACTCTTGGCCCATCCCTGGATTGAAGAGGCCGATATCAGTCGGAAGCTGCCCAATGAAATCCATATTCACATTAGAGAGCAGCAGGCCATGGCCGTTATCGATCTGGGTCGCAAATTCATCATCAATGCAGGGGGGGGTATTTTCAAGGAATGGGGGCCGACGGACCCCGAAAACCTGCCCGTCATCACCGGGCTTCAGTTCAGCGATATCAATGCCTCCGGAACACACCGCACCCCCACCTTTGAAGCGGTCATGACGGTGTTGACCCTGGGGCGGGAAGGCAATAGTGTTTTGCCCAACAAATTCATTCAAACCATCCGCGTTGACCGCGAAATCGGTCTGACGCTGCTCGCTTTTGGCGAAAATAAACAGATCAAGCTGGGGTACGACGACTATCCCGGTAAATATGAAAACTTAAAGAACATTCTGATTCATCTCAGGGCAAGGTCGGCCATCCCTGACTTTATGACAATTGATTTAAACGATTTAAACCGCGTGGTTGTCCATCCGGTTAAAACGCCCCCAACGGGCTTGGATCAAAAGGAGGTATAG
- the murB gene encoding UDP-N-acetylmuramate dehydrogenase, with amino-acid sequence MVLDRTARKWLQNRFGEDVRFDEPMSRHTSLKVGGPAEAFVAPATLENLRLLIQWTGEAKLPFLIIGDGTNLLVKDTGIAGIVIVLTKCLNQISTIASRGSGVVVRAMAGARLHKLCAFAMAANLKGMNFAQGIPGTVGGAIMMNAGTSHGWIEDVLEGITILAPTGETQTVSKERLDFSYRKLSLKNEMAHLTPGYPVIIDGHFYLQPSDERQLQHEADEILKKRRASQPTHLPSAGCFFKNPASGKPAGELIDLAGLKGKKIGGALISPKHANFIINSGGASAGDILALMETAQAAVLNMFNIALEPEVKIVGR; translated from the coding sequence ATGGTTTTAGATAGAACTGCCCGAAAATGGCTCCAAAATCGATTTGGGGAAGATGTGCGCTTTGATGAGCCCATGTCCCGGCACACCTCCCTGAAGGTCGGCGGACCGGCCGAAGCTTTTGTGGCCCCGGCGACTCTGGAAAACTTGCGGTTGCTGATCCAATGGACCGGAGAGGCGAAGCTCCCCTTTCTGATCATCGGCGACGGAACCAATTTGCTGGTAAAAGACACGGGTATTGCCGGAATCGTCATCGTTTTAACGAAGTGCCTGAATCAGATTTCAACGATTGCGAGCAGGGGCAGCGGCGTGGTGGTAAGGGCCATGGCGGGCGCCCGCCTGCATAAGCTATGCGCTTTTGCCATGGCCGCTAATTTAAAGGGGATGAATTTCGCCCAGGGAATCCCCGGCACGGTGGGCGGCGCCATCATGATGAATGCCGGGACCTCCCATGGGTGGATAGAAGATGTTCTGGAAGGGATCACCATTCTGGCCCCCACCGGCGAAACCCAAACAGTTTCAAAGGAGCGACTCGACTTTTCTTACCGGAAGCTTTCTTTGAAAAATGAAATGGCGCATCTCACGCCCGGCTACCCCGTCATCATAGACGGCCATTTTTATCTTCAACCGTCAGACGAACGGCAATTGCAGCATGAGGCCGATGAAATTCTAAAAAAGCGCAGGGCGAGCCAGCCGACGCACCTTCCCAGCGCCGGCTGCTTTTTCAAGAATCCGGCTTCCGGCAAACCCGCCGGCGAACTGATCGATCTGGCCGGATTAAAAGGGAAAAAAATCGGCGGCGCCCTGATTTCGCCCAAGCACGCCAATTTTATCATCAACAGCGGCGGCGCATCGGCCGGCGACATTCTGGCGCTGATGGAAACCGCCCAAGCCGCCGTACTGAATATGTTTAACATCGCTCTGGAGCCGGAGGTTAAAATTGTTGGCAGGTAA
- the murC gene encoding UDP-N-acetylmuramate--L-alanine ligase, producing MYLKKYHIHFVGIGGIGMSGIAELLLNLGYKVSGSDIKLSDITDNLERLGGVIHEGHAESHTIGADVVVTSSAVNAENPEVVAARRASIPVIPRAEMLAELMRLKYSVAIAGAHGKTTTTSIIASVLAKGGLDPTVVIGGKLKGIGSNAVLGKGDFIVAEADESDGSFLKYSPAIAVVTNIDREHLDFYADLDSIKDVFINFIDRIPFYGLAVLCLDNESIQNIIPRVQKRYTTYGISTQADFQAREILFEGLKSRFSAYHLGRKLGDITVNLPGIHNVLNSMASIAVGVELNIPFTVIKSALETLGGVQRRLEIKGETAGITVLDDYGHHPTEIKTTLQAIKESWPGRRIVVAFQPHRFTRTQALFGEFTRAFYQSDLLMVLPIYPAGEKVIPEVDGPVLCEAIKAHGHKEAHYCIDFAAAIRLFEKVLKSGDILLTLGAGDVWKIGTQILSLKF from the coding sequence ATGTATCTTAAAAAATACCATATCCATTTTGTCGGCATCGGCGGCATCGGTATGAGCGGCATTGCGGAATTGTTGCTCAACCTCGGCTACAAGGTGTCCGGTTCCGACATTAAATTATCGGATATCACCGACAATCTGGAGCGGCTGGGCGGCGTGATTCATGAAGGCCATGCCGAGAGCCACACCATCGGCGCCGATGTCGTGGTGACCTCTTCCGCCGTCAATGCGGAAAATCCTGAAGTTGTCGCCGCCCGCCGGGCATCCATCCCGGTCATACCCCGGGCCGAAATGCTGGCCGAGCTCATGCGCTTAAAATACAGCGTAGCCATTGCCGGCGCCCATGGCAAGACCACCACCACCTCGATCATTGCGTCCGTCCTGGCAAAGGGGGGGCTGGATCCCACCGTGGTCATCGGCGGAAAATTAAAAGGGATCGGGTCAAATGCGGTACTGGGCAAGGGTGATTTTATCGTGGCGGAAGCGGATGAAAGCGACGGGTCCTTTCTCAAATATTCACCCGCCATCGCGGTGGTTACCAATATCGACCGGGAACATCTGGATTTTTATGCGGACCTTGACAGCATCAAGGATGTCTTTATTAATTTTATCGACCGCATACCGTTTTACGGCCTGGCGGTCCTGTGTCTGGACAACGAATCCATCCAGAACATCATTCCCAGGGTTCAGAAGCGCTATACCACCTATGGCATCAGCACCCAGGCTGATTTCCAGGCCCGGGAGATCCTCTTTGAAGGCTTAAAGAGCAGGTTCAGCGCCTATCATCTCGGCCGAAAGCTGGGCGACATCACCGTCAACCTGCCCGGCATTCACAATGTTCTCAACTCCATGGCCAGCATCGCCGTCGGCGTCGAACTGAACATTCCCTTTACGGTCATTAAAAGCGCGCTGGAAACCCTTGGCGGCGTCCAGCGCCGCCTGGAAATTAAAGGGGAAACAGCCGGCATCACGGTTCTGGACGATTATGGCCACCATCCCACAGAGATCAAAACCACATTGCAGGCCATAAAGGAAAGCTGGCCCGGCCGCCGGATTGTGGTTGCCTTTCAACCCCATCGGTTTACGCGCACCCAGGCCTTGTTTGGCGAGTTTACGCGCGCTTTCTATCAGTCGGATCTGCTCATGGTCCTGCCGATTTATCCGGCAGGCGAAAAGGTAATCCCGGAGGTGGACGGTCCGGTGCTGTGTGAAGCCATCAAGGCCCATGGACACAAAGAAGCGCATTATTGCATAGACTTCGCGGCCGCCATCCGTTTATTTGAAAAAGTCTTAAAAAGCGGCGACATTCTGCTGACCTTGGGGGCAGGTGACGTTTGGAAAATCGGTACACAAATTTTATCTTTAAAGTTCTGA